A stretch of Lactuca sativa cultivar Salinas chromosome 6, Lsat_Salinas_v11, whole genome shotgun sequence DNA encodes these proteins:
- the LOC111908826 gene encoding uncharacterized protein LOC111908826, whose translation MAALPLSNQYSLCAPRLVDVSILKSPKFRTQNLAFQSYQHLHSRHSCKPLLGLSRSLPNSCPGKNWRSFKSLCTAKDTTVQTNEDETESDDLEETETDSDTLTIKSLLQLYKQSILSKDDTTSSDIEAALYDLEKEKNKLLEKVTSLLADSSSGKERYIRLQADFDNYRKRSENERLNVRSNAQGEVIESLLPMVDNFERAKQQLKLETEQEKKIDASYQGIYKQFVEIMRSLRVAVVPTIGKPFDPSVHEAIAREESKEFNEGVVIEEFRRGFVLGERLLRPAMVKVSAGPGPGSGSGRPKSSSDGVSSTEQPQTANL comes from the exons ATGGCGGCTCTTCCTCTTTCCAATCAATACTCTCTCTGCGCTCCTCGCCTTGTTGACGTATCTATTCTCAAATCCCCAAAATTTAGAACACAAAATCTCGCTTTTCAATCCTACCAACACCTTCATAGTCGTCATTCTTGTAAACCCCTTTTAGGGCTTTCTCGATCTCTTCCCAACTCATGCCCGGGTAAAAATTGGCGTTCCTTCAAATCCCTGTGTACAGCCAAAGACACTACTGTTCAG ACAAATGAGGACGAGACTGAATCAGATGATCTTGAAGAAACAGAAACCGATTCAGACACATTGACCATAAAGTCACTCCTTCAACTCTACAAACAATCCATCCTCAGTAAAGATGACACAACTTCATCTGATATCGAAGCTGCATTATATGATTTagaaaaagagaaaaacaaaTTATTGGAGAAAGTGACATCTTTGTTAGCAGATTCAAGTTCAGGGAAAGAAAGATACATAAGGTTACAAGCAGATTTTGATAATTATAGAAAAAGATCAGAGAATGAGAGACTTAACGTAAGGAGCAATGCTCAAGGGGAAGTGATTGAGAGCCTTTTGCCGATGGTTGATAATTTTGAAAGAGCAAAACAACAATTGAAGTTGGAAACTGAACAGGAGAAAAAAATCGATGCGAGTTATCAAGGGATTTATAAACAGTTTGTGGAAATTATGAGAAGCTTACGTGTCGCTGTGGTCCCCACAATTGGAAAACCATTCGATCCTTCT GTTCATGAGGCGATTGCACGTGAGGAATCAAAGGAATTCAATGAAGGTGTTGTTATAGAGGAATTTAGGAGAGGGTTTGTTCTTGGGGAAAGATTGCTTAGACCTGCTATGGTTAAGGTTTCAGCTGGGCCTGGGCCTGGGTCTGGGTCGGGTCGACCCAAGTCTTCTTCTGATGGAGTTTCTTCTACAGAACAACCACAAACAGCGAATTTATAA
- the LOC111908827 gene encoding DIS3-like exonuclease 2, with protein sequence MAHNQVEHLAQRKHFATYWSIEAVNLALEKGDVFKAMFRVNAHNRVEAYCKIDGLPVDVLISGFYSQNRAVEGDIVAIKVDPFSLWTKMKGSVEASPEKQLLHSTNDTFNGQDLIRPANFELDHTTASSPNEGREVVSLVEKLCTLITSFPSKRPTGRVVAIIETSPRRNSIVGFLRIKNWLSKKTKLPSSSPKHEHIQLIPTDPKFPKMIVPVKNLPNTITKRLDDCDLTLETDLIAAQIVEWSEEYDSPFAHVLHVFGRGGEVESQIGAILFQNSINSSDFTPEVMSCIPHLSWRIPEDELKHRRDLRNLCTFTIDPATASDLDDALSVEKLPNGVYRVGVHIADVSYFVPPHTPLDLEAQIRSTSVYLQKKKLPMLPPVLSDNLSSLSPGVERLAFSIIWDINLDGVVLDRWIGRTVIKSCCKLSYEQAQDILDGISNLYHPPIVITSVNNLYEISKVLKEKRFKDGALSLESPKIMFLFDKNGIPYDCVLSGRSKSNFLVEEFMLLANTTAAEVITRAYPSNALLRKHPEPKLSKLKDLETFCYKHGLHLNTSTSGQLHQSLENIRHELKDDSVLFHVLMSYATRPMQLATYFCSGDLTDGGEDWGHYALAVPLYTHFTSPLRRYPDIIVHRTLAATIEAEEMLKKNGGKLFERCFTGLVFEKVESFHVQKALLDAGMKYSVPGTQLLADVATHCNERKLASRYVKDATDRLYMWLLLRNKDVFLSEARVLGLGPKFMSVYVTKLAMERRIYYDEVEGLSAEWLDATSTLVLNYYPNNRSHNKKGSSNKFKTVEEVAMVSIPYNTEMEMESEEEVDAAFGDMGISDSVVVPVFFPLVLHILSTIPVALHPIGGDDGPIDIGARLYMSSYFS encoded by the exons ATGGCTCACAATCAGGTTGAGCATCTTGCTCAACGGAAACATTTTGCTACGTATTGGTCCATAGAAGCTGTGAATCTTGCATTAGAG AAAGGCGATGTGTTCAAAGCAATGTTTCGAGTGAATGCACATAATCGGGTTGAG GCCTATTGCAAAATTGATGGATTGCCTGTTGATGTTCTTATTAGTGGATTCTATAGCCAAAATAGAGCT GTAGAAGGTGACATTGTTGCAATCAAAGTAGACCCTTTTTCATTATGGACAAAGATGAAAGGGTCAGTAGAAGCTTCCCCAGAGAAGCAGCTTTTACATAGCACAAATGATACTTTCAATGGCCAAGACCTAATTAGACCTGCAAACTTTGAGCTGGATCACACAACAGCTTCTTCACCTAATGAAGGAAGAGAAGTTGTAAGTTTAGTGGAAAAACTGTGCACTTTAATTACTTCATTCCCATCAAAAAGGCCAACAGGTAGAGTTGTAGCAATCATTGAAACATCTCCACGTAGGAACTCCATTGTTGGTTTCCTTAGAATAAAAAACTGGTTATCCAAGAAGACTAAGCTTCCATCATCATCTCCAAAACATGAACACATCCAACTCATACCCACCGATCCAAAATTTCCCAAAATGATTGTTCCTGTAAAAAACTTACCTAACACCATCACAAAAAGATTAGATGACTGTGACTTAACCCTAGAAACTGACCTCATTGCTGCACAAATTGTGGAATGGAGTGAAGAGTATGACAGTCCATTTGCTCATGTTCTTCATGTTTTTGGAAGAGGTGGAGAGGTGGAATCACAGATTGGTGCCATTTTATtccaaaactcaattaattctTCCGACTTTACCCCTGAAGTAATGTCATGTATACCTCATCTCTCTTGGAGAATACCTGAAGACGAATTAAAACATAGAAGAGATTTAAGAAACTTATGCACGTTCACCATAGACCCTGCAACCGCTTCCGATCTTGATGATGCCCTTTCGGTTGAAAAGCTACCAAATGGTGTTTACAGGGTCGGTGTTCACATTGCTGACGTGTCATATTTTGTCCCCCCTCATACCCCTTTGGATCTAGAAGCCCAAATCCGATCCACAAGTGTGTATCTACAGAAGAAAAAGTTACCAATGCTTCCACCTGTTCTTTCAGATAATCTAAGTTCACTTTCTCCCGGAGTTGAAAGACTTGCTTTTTCCATTATCTGGGATATAAATCTTGATGGGGTGGTTCTAGACCGTTGGATCGGTCGCACTGTTATAAAATCTTGTTGTAAACTCTCATACGAACAAGCTCAAGACATTCTTGATGGGATTTCAAATCTTTATCATCCTCCTATAGTGATTACATCTGTCAACAATCTTTATGAAATATCCAAAGTCTTGAAAGAAAAAAGGTTTAAAGATGGCGCGTTGTCACTCGAAAGTCCAAaaatcatgttcttgtttgataaaAACGGGATCCCGTATGATTGTGTTCTTTCCggaaggtcaaagtcaaactttctAGTAGAGGAGTTTATGCTATTGGCTAATACTACAGCTGCTGAGGTCATCACGCGTGCATACCCTTCTAATGCTTTGTTACGGAAACATCCGGAACCAAAGCTATCAAAACTTAAAGATCTTGAAACATTTTGCTACAAACACGGTTTACATTTAAACACTTCTACTTCGGGTCAACTTCATCAGTCTTTGGAAAACATAAGACACGAACTGAAGGACGATTCCGTCCTTTTCCATGTACTTATGTCGTATGCTACACGCCCAATGCAGTTAGCCACGTATTTCTGTAGTGGCGATTTGACAGATGGCGGTGAAGATTGGGGGCATTACGCGTTAGCGGTCCCACTTTATACTCATTTTACTTCTCCTTTAAGACGGTATCCTGATATTATTGTACACCGGACATTGGCTGCAACAATTGAAGCTGAAGAAATGTTGAAGAAAAATGGAGGGAAATTGTTTGAAAGATGCTTTACGGGTTTGGTGTTTGAGAAAGTGGAAAGTTTTCATGTTCAAAAGGCGTTGTTGGATGCGGGAATGAAATACTCGGTTCCTGGGACCCAGTTGCTTGCTGACGTGGCGACTCATTGTAATGAAAGAAAACTGGCGAGTAGGTATGTGAAGGATGCTACTGATAGGCTTTACATGTGGCTTTTACTGAGGAATAAAGAT GTTTTCCTTTCAGAAGCTAGAGTATTGGGATTGGGGCCGAAATTCATGTCCGTATATGTGACTAAGCTGGCT ATGGAGCGGAGAATATACTATGATGAGGTGGAGGGTCTAAGCGCCGAATGGCTTGATGCCACATCAACATTGGTCCTGAATTATTATCCAAATAACCGCTCGCATAATAAAAAAGGAAGCAGTAATAAATTCAAGACAGTTGAAGAAGTGGCAATGGTTTCCATTCCATACAACACGGAAATGGAAATGGAGTCAGAAGAAGAAGTAGATGCAGCATTTGGGGACATGGGAATCTCGGATTCCGTAGTTGTTCCGGTTTTCTTTCCGCTTGTGTTGCATATCCTTTCAACGATTccggttgcacttcacccgattGGTGGAGACGATGGGCCAATTGATATAGGGGCAAGGCTGTACATGAGCTCTTATTTTAGTTAG
- the LOC111908798 gene encoding uncharacterized protein LOC111908798 — MSANPNCTVYIGNLDERVSDRVLYDILIQAGRVVDLHIPRDRETDRPKGFAFAEYETKEIADYAVKLFSGLVTLYNRTLRFGISGQDKSAQNSNPNLQTSPMTTSNSPFKSRPNVDVSPGPISPYTQVSPSADVFSYVSRSSHVDHNNNDHRRSHGANRDAMSNRYDANNPHHDRR; from the exons ATGTCCGCCAACCCTAATTGCACAGTGTACATCG GTAACTTGGATGAACGAGTAAGTGATAGGGTTTTATACGATATCCTTATCCAAGCTGGGAGGGTGGTTGACTTACACATTCCTCGAGATAGGGAAACTGATCGACCAAAAGGTTTTGCATTTGCAGAATATGAGACCAAAGAGATTGCCGATTATGCTGTCAAGCTTTTTTCTGGTCTTGTCACTCTTTACAACAGAACATTGAGATTTGGA ATTTCTGGGCAAGACAAGTCTGCACAAAATTCAAATCCAAATCTGCAAACCTCACCAATGACTACATCAAATTCTCCTTTCAAATCAAGGCCAAATGTTGATGTTTCTCCTGGGCCCATTTCACCATATACACAAG TTTCCCCTAGTGCAGATGTATTTTCATATGTAAGTAGATCTTCACATGTGGATCACAACAATAATGACCATAGAAGAAGTCATGGGGCAAATCGGGATGCCATGTCAAACCGCTATGATGCAAATAACCCACATCATGATCGTCGCTAA
- the LOC111908828 gene encoding cytochrome P450 98A2 codes for MSLKEHDIIVAPLFTNKSKLMTLFPTLGFLTSSSMVIEVLSLSITLIIIIIFTLHRRLGQNLPPGPCPWPIVGNMYQIRPNDFRLLTKWCHVYGPIISFQIGSSICISVSNPHLAKEVLKNHDNQLANRHRTIGIARFSRNGDDLTWADYGPRFVKLKKLCVVELFSLKNLEAHRSTRENDVSIMIDSINKDYCGKVLVVKNCLKKTMFNIIARMLFGNSLVSYNGELNAILEAQFRAKVSLGVVEEVSWLRCLSWLKDNENKWIGSRNHRFFQAIIIQKKENQNTSTHQNNLSFLDALLSRREEYNLSDNTISGLLWDMVTAGIDTIVAALEWAMTELLINPAVKRKAQEELDRVIGFGEVMTDSDIPNLPYLTCVVKETLRLHPPTPLMLPHQATTNLKIGSFGVPKGSRVYVNVWAIGRDPHAWKQPLVFQPERFLEEDVDIKGHDFRLLAFGSGRRMCPGAQLGMNMVTLMLGSLLHRFEWSLPEGFKAEEVDMVEMLGIVAYKKIPLEVVPTPRLPKHASSKDE; via the coding sequence ATGTCACTTAAAGAACATGATATTATAGTTGCTCCTCTCTTTACAAATAAGTCAAAACTCATGACTTTGTTCCCCACACTCGGCTTCCTCACATCATCATCAATGGTGATTGAAGTTCTATCCCTCTCAATCACcctcatcattatcatcatcttcACTTTGCATAGACGACTCGGACAAAACCTCCCACCAGGCCCATGCCCATGGCCCATTGTTGGCAACATGTACCAAATAAGACCTAACGATTTTCGTCTTTTAACCAAATGGTGTCATGTATATGGCCCCATCATATCGTTTCAAATTGGTTCCTCAATCTGCATTTCTGTGTCAAACCCACACTTAGCTAAAGAAGTTCTCAAGAACCATGACAATCAACTTGCAAATAGACACAGAACGATAGGGATTGCAAGATTTAGCAGAAATGGCGATGATCTCACATGGGCTGACTATGGACCCCGGTTTGTGAAGCTCAAAAAGCTTTGTGTTGTAGAACTTTTCTCTCTAAAGAACCTCGAAGCACATAGGTCCACGAGGGAAAATGATGTTTCAATTATGATCGACTCCATTAACAAAGATTATTGTGGGAAAGTTTTGGTAGTAAAGAATTGTTTGAAGAAAACAATGTTCAATATCATTGCAAGAATGTTATTTGGCAACTCATTGGTGTCTTATAATGGGGAGTTAAATGCCATCTTGGAGGCTCAGTTTCGCGCCAAGGTATCATTAGGTGTAGTGGAAGAAGTCTCGTGGCTACGGTGTCTTTCTTGGCTTAAAGACAACGAAAACAAATGGATTGGATCGCGAAACCACCGATTCTTTCAAGCAATTATAATACAGAAAAAAGAAAACCAAAACACTAGCACCCACCAGAATAATTTAAGTTTCTTGGATGCTTTATTGAGTCGACGTGAAGAATATAATCTTAGCGACAATACAATTAGTGGGCTATTGTGGGACATGGTGACTGCAGGGATCGACACCATTGTTGCCGCCCTAGAATGGGCTATGACCGAGTTGCTAATAAACCCGGCGGTTAAGCGAAAAGCTCAAGAGGAACTAGATAGGGTTATAGGGTTTGGTGAAGTTATGACTGACTCCGATATACCAAATCTTCCTTACCTAACATGTGTGGTTAAAGAAACCCTAAGGTTGCATCCTCCTACGCCACTAATGCTTCCCCACCAAGCCACAACAAACTTAAAGATCGGAAGTTTTGGTGTTCCTAAAGGAAGTAGGGTTTACGTGAATGTATGGGCAATCGGTCGTGACCCGCATGCATGGAAACAACCGTTGGTTTTTCAACCCGAAAGGTTTCTTGAAGAAGATGTTGATATAAAAGGACATGATTTTAGGTTGCTGGCATTTGGGTCGGGTCGGAGGATGTGTCCAGGTGCACAGTTGGGGATGAACATGGTGACCTTAATGTTGGGGAGTCTTTTGCACCGATTCGAATGGTCATTGCCAGAAGGGTTTAAGGCAGAGGAAGTTGACATGGTAGAGATGTTAGGAATAGTGGCTTACAAGAAGATCCCACTGGAGGTTGTCCCTACTCCAAGGTTGCCTAAGCATGCAAGTAGCAAGGATGAGTAA
- the LOC111908829 gene encoding eukaryotic translation initiation factor 3 subunit I, with product MRPILMKGHERPLTFLKYNRDGDLLFSCAKDHTPTVWFADNGERLGTYRGHNGAVWCCDVSRDSTRLITGSADQSAKLWDVQTGTQLFTFNFDSPARAVDFSVGDKLAVITTDPFMGLTSAIHVKRIASDPADQVGESVLVLKGPQGRINRAVWGPLNKTIISAGEDAVVRIWDTETGKLLQENDKDIGHKKTITSLAKSTDGSHFLTGSLDKSAKLWDSRSLTLIKTYVTERPVNAVAMSPLLNHVVLGGGQDASAVTTTDHRAGKFEAKFYDKVLQEEIGGVKGHFGPINALAFNPDGKSFSSGGEDGYVRLHHFDPDYFKIPSI from the exons ATGAGGCCGATATTGATGAAAGGGCACGAGAGGCCACTCACTTTTCTCAAGTATAACAGGGATGGTGACCTTCTCTTCTCTTGCGCCAAAGATCACACTCCTACTGTGTGGTTCGCAGACAACGGCGAACGATTGGGCACATATCGTGGTCACAATGGTGCCGTATGGTGCTGCGATGTTTCGA GAGATTCAACACGattgattaccgggagtgccGATCAATCAGCCAAACTTTGGGATGTTCAGACCGGAACACAGCTTTTCACATTCAATTTCGATTCCCCTGCTAGAGCTGTTGATTTTTCCGTTGGTGATAAGCTTGCTGTTATCACCACCGACCCTTTTATGGGATTAACTTCTGCTATCCACGTTAAACGCATTGCTTCTGATCCTGCTGACC AGGTCGGTGAATCTGTACTCGTACTTAAGGGTCCTCAAGGAAGGATCAATAGAGCTGTTTGGGGACCTCTGAACAAGACAATCATTAGTGCTGGTGAAGATGCTGTGGTTCGAATTTGGGATACAGAG ACAGGAAAACTGCTGCAAGAAAATGACAAGGATATTGGTCACAAAAAGACAATTACTTCACTTGCAAAATCTACTGATGGATCACATTTTCTCACTGGATCCCTTGATAAGTCAGCTAAG cTTTGGGACAGCAGATCATTGACATTGATCAAGACATATGTTACTGAACGTCCAGTCAATGCAGTTGCAATGTCTCCACTTCTTAACCAT GTGGTGCTTGGAGGTGGTCAGGATGCATCTGCTGTTACCACAACTGATCATCGTGCTGGTAAATTTGAAGCCAAATTTTATGACAAG GTTCTACAAGAAGAGATTGGAGGGGTTAAAGGGCATTTTGGTCCAATAAATGCCTTGGCTTTCAACCCTGATGGGAAAAG TTTTTCAAGTGGTGGTGAAGATGGTTATGTGAGGCTGCATCACTTTGATCCTGACTACTTCAAGATTCCatcaatttga